In the genome of Brachyhypopomus gauderio isolate BG-103 unplaced genomic scaffold, BGAUD_0.2 sc76, whole genome shotgun sequence, one region contains:
- the LOC143491486 gene encoding NLR family CARD domain-containing protein 3-like, whose translation MHYALSQLEQRQSYGCVLSPLLYCLYTQDCSPIHNKNLIVKFANDTTVIGLISREDESAYRGGPESVDLVCKNITATIKKAQKRLHFLRVLRKHNLESNLLLTFYRSSIKSLLTYCITVWYGSCTMADKERLQRVVKTAQRIIGCPLPSLMDIYSTRCLSRAQSIIMDNSHPDQIKDKPKHLMEGSTPVQTNITAQTGGIINAPQLHGNQIKTLNITYVQEKSSSSTIPVQTGGSSGSPALSEEMISGSQQKLKHKLLEKYKKINEGISDHGSSTLLNEIFTELYITEGGSGDINNEHEVRQIETTSRRPATQETPIKCNDLFKDKPIRTVLTKGVAGIGKTVSVQKFILDWAEGRANQDVRFIFPLPFRELNLIKKEKNLMDLLHHFFPETKTLQLIDCDAYKVIFIFDGLDEYRLPLDFQNNESLSDITESTSVDVLLTNLIKGNLLLSALLWITSRPAAANQIPPECVDQVTEVRGFSGPQKEEYFRKRISDQILANKILSHMKSSRSLYIMCHIPVFCWIAATVLESILGEAESGEIPKTLTQMFTRFLIFHIKYKDRKFHGKTNTDPHQTRNIVLALGKLAFQQLEKGNLIFYEEDLRECGIDVKEVSVYSGVCTQIFRKEFELHLEKVFSFVHLSVQEFLAALYAFLSFSSNNTNVLEHKTTADLHDIKRSTMSVFLKNAVDKALQSENGHLDLFLRFLLGLSLESNQTLLKGLLTQTGSSSHSTEETVRYIKEKIRENPSPEKSINLFHCLNELNDHSLVQEVQTYLNRGRYNSLHGAKLSPDQWSALVFVLLNSEEELDEFVLSKYDPSEKCLLRLMPVVTAYRKAE comes from the exons ATGCACTATGCACTGAGTCAACTGGAGCAGAGGCAGAGCTAC GGATGCGTACTGAGCCCCCTCCTGTACTGCCTCTATACCCAAGACTGCAGTCCGATCCACAACAAGAACCTGATCGTCAAGTTCGCCAACGACACCACAGTGATCGGACTCATCTCGAGGGAAGACGAATCTGCCTACAGAGGAGGTCCTGAATCTGTCGACCTGGTGTGCA aaaacatcacagcgACCATCAAGAAGGCTCAAAAGCGACTACACTTCCTAAGGGTTCTTAGGAAGCACAACCTGGAGTCCAACCTGCTGCTGACCTTCTACCGCTCGTCCATCAAGAGCCTACTGACATACTGCATCACAGTGTGGTATGGCAGCTGCACCATGGCAGACAAGGAGAGACTGCAAAGAGTAGTGAAGACAGCACAGAGGATCATTGGCTGCCCTTTGCCCTCCCTAATGGACATTTACTCCACCCGCTGTCTCAGCAGAGCACAATCCATAATCATGGACAACTCCCACCCGGATCAGATCAAAGACAAACCG aaacatctgatGGAGGGTTCCACTCCAGTCCAGACCAACATCACAGCTCAGACAGGAGGCATCATCAACGCTCCTCAGCTCCATGGGAATCAGATTAAGACACTGAACATCACATATG TTCAGGAAAAGTCCAGTTCCAGCACCATCCCAGTTCAGACTGGAGGATCTTCAGGGAGTCCTGCACTCAGTGAAG AGATGATCTCTGGATCTCAGCAAAAGCTCAAACACAAACTACTtgagaaatataaaaaaattaatgaaggAATCTCAGATCATGGAAGCTCAACCCTTCTGAATGAGATCTtcacagagctctacatcacagagggagggagtggagacatcaataatgaacatgaggtgagacagattgagacaacatccaggagaccagcaacacaagagacacccatcaaatgtaatgacctctttaaagacaaacccatcagaacagtgctgactaaaggagttgctggaattgggaaaacagtctctgtgcagaagttcattctggactgggctgaaggaagagccaatcaggacgtccgcttcatatttccacttccttttagggagctgaatttgatCAAGAAAGAAAAGAATCTGATGGATTTGCTTCATCATTTTTTcccagaaacaaaaacattacaGTTAATAGACTGTGATGCTTATAAAGTCATTTTtatctttgatggtctggatgagtatcgacttcctctagatttccagAACAACGAGAGCTTATCGGACATAACAGAGTcgacctcagtggatgtgctgctgacaaacctcatcaaggggaatctgcttctctctgctctcctctggataacctctcgaccagcagcagccaatcagatccctcctgagtgtgttgaccaggtaacagaggtacgagggttcagtggccctcagaaagaggagtacttcaggaagagaatcagtgaTCAGATCCTGGCCAATAAAATCCTCTCACACATGAAATCATCAAGAagcctctacatcatgtgccacattccagtcttctgttggattgcagccactgttctagagagcatattgggtgaagcagagagtggagagatccccaagactctgactcagatgttcacacGCTTCCTGATCTTTCACATCAAATACAAGGACAGAAAGTTCCATGGAAAAACTAACACTGATCCTCACCAGACTAGAAATATTGTTctggcactgggaaaactggctttccaacagctggaaaagggcaacctgatcttctatgaggaagacctgagagagtgtGGCATTGATGTCAAAGAAGTGTCAGTGTACTCAGGAGTGTGTACCCAGATCTTCAGAAAGGAGTTTGAACTGCACCTGGAgaaggtgttcagctttgtacatctgagtgttcaggagtttctggctgctttatatgcatttctctctttcagcTCCAACAATACAAATGTGCTGGAACATAAAACCACTGCAGACCTACATGACATTAAAAGATCAACAATGTCTGTCTTCCTTAAGAACgcagtggacaaggccttacagagtgagaatggacacctagaccttttcctccgcttccttctgggtctctcactggagtccaatcagactctcttaaaaggtctactgacacagacaggaagcagctctcacagcacagaggaaacagtcaggtacatcaaggagaagatcagggagaatccctctccagaaaaatccatcaatctgttccactgtctgaatgaactgaatgatcattctTTAGTGCAGGAAGTTCAAACATACCTGAACAGAGGACGTTACAATAGTCTCCATGGAGCTAAACTCTCTCCTGAtcagtggtcagctctggtgtttgtgttgctgaactcAGAAGAGGAGCTAGATGAGTTTGTCCTGAGTAAATATGACCCATCAGAGAAATGTCTACTGAGACTGATGCCAGTGGTCACAGCATACAGGAAAGCTGAGTGA